From the Vibrio alginolyticus NBRC 15630 = ATCC 17749 genome, one window contains:
- a CDS encoding YchE family NAAT transporter, which yields MQTFELAIFLQFFLGLVAAVNPVGIMPVFVSLTGHMTPDEKRNTATTANVAVAIILIISLFAGQLLLDMFSISLDSFRVAGGLLLLSIAFSMMSGKLGEDKQNKQEKTEYVSREQIGVVPLAMPLMAGPGAISSTIVYGARYPSMFDTVGISITIGLFCLCSWLLFRSAPLIVRFLGQTGINVITRIMGLILGALGIEFIANGLRNLFPGLA from the coding sequence ATGCAAACTTTTGAACTTGCTATCTTCTTGCAGTTTTTTCTCGGTTTGGTAGCCGCAGTAAACCCTGTTGGTATCATGCCTGTGTTTGTGTCACTAACCGGGCATATGACACCAGACGAAAAGCGCAATACGGCAACAACAGCAAATGTGGCTGTTGCGATCATCCTGATCATTTCGCTTTTTGCTGGTCAGTTACTGTTAGACATGTTCAGTATTTCTCTGGATTCGTTTCGTGTCGCTGGCGGGTTGCTATTACTTAGCATCGCATTCTCGATGATGAGCGGTAAACTGGGGGAAGATAAGCAGAACAAACAAGAGAAAACGGAATACGTCAGTCGTGAACAGATTGGTGTGGTCCCTCTTGCAATGCCTTTAATGGCAGGTCCTGGTGCAATCAGTTCGACTATTGTTTATGGTGCACGCTACCCAAGCATGTTCGATACCGTGGGCATTAGTATTACGATTGGTTTGTTCTGCCTTTGTTCATGGCTATTATTCCGTTCTGCCCCATTGATCGTACGATTTTTAGGTCAAACTGGAATCAACGTCATTACTCGTATCATGGGTTTGATATTGGGCGCGCTTGGCATAGAGTTCATTGCGAATGGCTTACGCAACTTATTTCCAGGATTAGCCTGA